Part of the Vigna unguiculata cultivar IT97K-499-35 chromosome 3, ASM411807v1, whole genome shotgun sequence genome, taaaattttaaaaaaattaataaaaaataaaaaaaaattcaaaaaaaaaaattcaaaaaataaaaataaaacaaattcaaaaaatccagaagctgacacgtggcactccatTTAACACTGTTActccaccactaacggaaaggacctgATTgagtcaaatttcccaaaatagggaccagattgagataaaaaataattgagggaccaaattcaaattttgctacgaaaatggggactaaaagtataatttaaccttttttttaatggaTACCTATCTTTCATCTCAAAAACACttctattataaaaataatcattaaacaacaattaactttaaaaataaaaaataattaatgactataataattaatttaatcactatagtatagtgataaatttatatattaatttataaattaaaattcattaaaatctaaaataatttaaataaaaaattaaaattaatttatgaattagaGTCTAAAGTAATGTGTAACACTAGTTATCTAAGaatttaactataaaaaaaaaattagtgtttGAATTAGCTATCTTGTGTAGGTGGTAATGTATAATTGCTATTATTATAACCATCCCGATCAAAATGTAATGGCAGAAAAAAAGAAGTGAGAGATAGATTTTGTCTGGGCTAATTATGATGTGTTGAAATTATGAGGAACATGATACCTGGTGCATAAATACCGTGGGGCAGCAGGGATATATAAGGTGATGGTTGAAGGTTGGTAATTTAAAGAGAAGTTTATTAGGAAGGAGAGTTAGTGTAAAATTGGGAACCAAACAAAGTCAAAAAGACCTGATAGGAGAGAATTTCCTATCCAAACATCAGGAAATGGGCACTGGGGGGCTATAGTTATGTACACTTTCTGTCCTTGGTTGCTCACGCCATACCCTCTAAGGAACTTTGCAACATCACGCCAATATTGCTTTGATCCACCACCACCTTCAATCTCATACTCAATGCCAAAATCAATGCCATCAAGAACAGCAGGGCCAAGAGGCCGAGACGATGACACTCCCCCCAAGAAGTTATTCCAAACGTAACTCGCTACTTCACTTGCATCCTCTGTCGATGCATTTCTGTCTACCAAAGAGACCAACACCTTCGTTCCTTTGGCTTGACAAGATTCTATGTCTGAGCTTAGACCACTGCACCCATCACTATAAGCCTCGCAGTGACCACCCAGATTCATCATCGGAGTTTTTCCATTGTCAAAGCTTTGCAGAAATGCTATGATCACATAATCATAGTTTCCTGTGCCACAAACCTCCCCCAGTGTACCCTCCTTACCATTCTGGCCCCAGTAGATTGCAACTATGTTTTCATTAGAATCAATTGCTCGTGCTAACGATACTAAGGAGATCAACATCACTAACATTATTGCTGATTTCAATGCCATAGTTAAGAGTGAAAAATGTAGTGAATTTTCTTGAGATAGTGGTGGGGAGAACGGCTTTTATAAAGTTCATGATGTTTCATTGGAGCAGTAATGCTTATTGATGCTGACTTCATGGAAGAAAGGAACAAATTTAACAATATCTTTGCAAGTCTAGGATCATCTATTAGCTCTTGTTCAGTGCTTTTCTGATATTTCTTCCACTATATATCCTCCACTTCTAAgagtgataaattaaaatataagtcaAATGTAGGAAGCATGCTGGCAAATGCATATTCTTTTATAGACGTCAGTGGTGGTGAAGTGATCATAACATGTTCACCAATTTGTTACGTGTGGTGTGAGTGAGAACTTATTGATATGCATGAACTTGTTTCTTTGGTAGACATCACTTTTGAGCTTTGGCAACTGGCTAAGAGACAAGTAGCAATTCATGttggaaatatttaattttgatattatcaGCCACTCTTTTATCCTTCACATATCCAACGCgtgaaaatctagatttttgTCCTTTATATACTTCATACATAATCACAATAACTTTCTCCTAAAATCCCTGTCCACATAATAATGAAAGCTAAGAaaatttgtctttctttttcctATCTATATACGGGGGAATTTCTTCCTTCATGGTGcatttaaaattttcacttaattttagtaattaaaagttgttagttattataattattaatttagatatcaaattacaaaataaaaaatatttagttactaaaatagtcattattacaaataaaaaaatataattagtagttaaattggtcactaattaattagaaactaatttagaaactaactACTTTGGCAGTAAAAACCTTGGTACAGTAAACATTTGCTTAGTTCACATTCATTTAAATTCGCATCCTGCCTAAATCCACATTTGGAGAGGGATAATGCTTggatcaataattttatgactttatttttagaaaaaattacataaagtCATTTGAcaactattttttattcattcagGTGTGATTTTTGATTGACTAGTTTTGTAAAATGCGATGAGGGATAAAGAACACACACTTAGCTTGATTTAATTGGAGCGATGAACAATACTAAAAATGGACTATGGTTTGAATTGCTTCAACAAAGAATTAATCTTCAGGACTTGACAATTATTTAGATGTAGACCTTGGCGTTTCATATTTTCTTGACTAGGGATGATAAATAAACCTATATCCGTGGGTATTGTAACATCCAAagataaagtaatatatatatatatatatatatatatatatatatatatatatatatatatatattattatgaataataatatctataacaataaagggggttcctctttttgtgtccacatttcataatacccattttacccttagttattttaaaaattaattattttataaataatttacttttaatcatttttctacaaatctcttttgttttaaattattatttaaatttttcttttacatattttatttttttatttttgtttaaattatttttattattgatcttacatttcttgatatttaaaaaatgcgaatACACAAGCGTGACAACGCCGATGTGTTCGCTagtatctataataataataataataattggtaAGTATATTAATAAGGCAATTATAATTATAGAGGgttaattaactaataatatatatataataaaaatccagttttatggatttgagagaattttcacttcattttattttattatgatatgctgaattttttttatctaatatttgtctcactttcctattttatgattgtgtgtgaaaaacaaaattttgtaactaTATCATAGATGGTTGCTCCCAACATGCCTGATCTCTTCTTCGTCGACATTGTGGCTGTTTTTCCGGGGAATGCATGACAAAtcaatgtagtgaacaattctgtaacatttcaacgaacgggaaactctaccattacttttctctctgctccgaatgcgccgattgtcatcgaaggacaaatcggagttaccttttatttacccccaacagtccaagtgaaccctatccatAACTTTTTCCCTCCATCTGTTTGAAAACCAACATATGAGGgaaaaactgtaaataaataatactttttccCCTTCTAGTATAGGAAATATATGATGTACTAAACAATGTAGATATAAGATGCATacaatattgtaaatatatatatatatatatatatatatatatatatatatatatatatatatatatatatatatatatatatatatatatatatatatatatataaatgtgaatattttaaatataattatatatcaatGTATAATTTTGCCTCTAAATgtttataagtatattgtagaaataataataattaaataaataaatataaaaaaaaatcgcCACATTAGATGGTATCAAAGCAATGTTTTGTGCGAGATCTGTGAAATGtgctcattattttttttaataactcaTACGATTATAGATGGCAAACAATAGGAGGAACCATGAATTAACTGAAGCAATGCAAGCTATCAGAGACATGGATGCTGCTCTAATAAGGAATCAAAGACCTGAAGGAAACCCTGAATCACAAGGTTTAGCTAAATTTAGGAGAAACAAACCCCCACAATTTTCTAGAGGATATGATCTAGAAAAAGATGAATTATGGATTAAGGAGATGGAAAAAATATTTCGAGTTATGAACTGTGCTGACAACCAAAAGGTGAATTATGTTGTGTTTATGTTAATAGGAGAAGCTGAATATTGGTGGGATGGTACTAGGAGATTACTTGAAGGAGGAAGAGTAATTATTACCTGGGATGTATTTAGAACAaagattttagaaaaatatttccctaatGATGTGAGGAGAGCAAAAGAAATAGAGTTTATGCAGTTGAAGCAAGGAAGTATGACAATAGGGGAATATGCTTCCAAGTTTGAAGAATTAGGGAAatactctactttcttttatcacccATAGGAAAGGATGAAgcgtataaaatttaaaaatggacTTAGAGATGAATTGAGAAAAGTAGTAGGAATACAAGGAATACTAGATGAATTGGGAGATTTTAAGAACAACCAAAATATCAAACCAAAGTATTTTGGACCctagacaaataaaaataaacgcaaTGAGGGAAAACCTTACAATCGCCCACAATGGAGGACCCAATCCAACCAATCTTCATCAGGAAATTCTAGTAGACCTGTATATGATCGTATCAGATGCTTTAAATGCAGACAAGGTCATCATGCTAAAGATTGTCACCTTAAGGGACCAATCTGTTTCAAGTGTGGGAAACCTGGTCACCTATTCTCTGAGTGTGGACAACAAAAGTCACATTTCAATCCAACTGTAACCAAGACAAGACCTACCACAACAGGAAGAGTGTACACCATGACTGGAGCTGAAGCTGCTAAAAACCATGATCTAATTCAaggtatgtgttttattaaaggaaaaactttaaatgtactgtatgactcaggtgcaactcactcattcatttcCAATCATTATGTTCAACATCTTAATATGCCGAcctcttttctaaaaactagtTTGGTTGTTTCAACTCCCATAAATGACTCAGTAATTACCAATAGAGTTTGTTTAGACTATCCACTGTTCATTGAGAATAGAAAAttccttgtaaatttaatatgtctacctttatctcaattagaggtaatcttaggtatggactggttatcttccaatcaagtccttttgaaTTGTGCTGAGAAATCAGTAATATTTTCAAACTCTGAGAATCTTTTAAAATCACCTACCAATTCAAAAAGTGAGCCTTTAAAGAATGAAATTCAAGGGTACTTGTTATTATCTTCTACggaaataaaagaagaagttgagttgaaaaatatagcagttgttcaaaattttcctgAAGTCTTTCCCAATGATATTCCTAGTCTACCACCTAACAGAGAAATCGAATTTTCCATAGATCTGATGGTTGGAGTTGGACCAATCTCTATTGCACCATATAGGATGTCACCCTCTGAATTAGCagaattgaagaaacaattagaagagttacttgaaaaacagttcattcgtcctagtgtgtcaccttggggagccccgattttgttatttaaaaagaaagatggaagttttaggttgtgcgtagattaccgtcaattaaataaattcactataaagaataaataccctcttcctagaatagatgacttgatggaccaaTTGAGAGGAGCCTCGGTATTTTCTAAGATAGATTTAAGGTTGGGATATCATCAAATTAGAGTAAAAACAGAAGACATACAAAAAAATGCTTTCAGAACTAGGTACGACCATTATGAATACcaagtgatgccttttggtgtgaccaatgctcctgcaatattcatggattacatgaataggatcttccatccatttttagataaatttgtggttatttttatagatgacattcttatttattctaAGACTCTTGAGGAACATGAGGAACACCTTCGGATTGTCTCGCAAATCttgagagaaaagaaattgtatgcTAAATTGTCTAAATGTGAATTCTGGTTAGAGAAAGTAAAATTCTTAGGACATGTGATTTCCAATAAGGGAGTGTCAGTGGATCCGACCAAAGTAGAAGCAGTCCTACAATGGGAGCCACCAAAAACAGTGACTGAGATTCGCAGCTTTCTCGGTTTGGCAGGATATTATAGAagattcattgagggattttctaaaatagttaTGCCTTTAACCCAACTCACCAAAAAGGGCCAAGCTTTTGTGTGGACAAAAAGATGTGAGAATAGTTTTCAAGAACTCAAGAAAAGATTAACCACTTCTCCTGTTTTAGCATTA contains:
- the LOC114179028 gene encoding hevamine-A-like, producing MALKSAIMLVMLISLVSLARAIDSNENIVAIYWGQNGKEGTLGEVCGTGNYDYVIIAFLQSFDNGKTPMMNLGGHCEAYSDGCSGLSSDIESCQAKGTKVLVSLVDRNASTEDASEVASYVWNNFLGGVSSSRPLGPAVLDGIDFGIEYEIEGGGGSKQYWRDVAKFLRGYGVSNQGQKVYITIAPQCPFPDVWIGNSLLSGLFDFVWFPILH